Proteins found in one Paenibacillus borealis genomic segment:
- a CDS encoding manganese-dependent inorganic pyrophosphatase: MTKTLIFGHKNPDTDTICSAIAYAALKKELGWDAEPVRLGEVSGETQYALDHFGVPAPRLVENVAAEANQVILVDHNERQQSANDIDQVRVVEVIDHHRIANFETAHPLYYRAEPVGCTATILNKLYKENGVAIPKNIAGLMLSAIISDSLLFKSPTCTEEDVAAARELADIAGVDAESYGLALLKAGADLSDKSIAQLISLDAKEFKMGEYKVEIAQVNAVDVNDVLSKQAELETALTAIIDDKGLDLFLFVVTDILNNDSVGLALGRVAGAVEQAYNVKLDDNKAVLKGVVSRKSQIVPVLTETIAKL, translated from the coding sequence ATGACAAAAACTTTGATCTTTGGACACAAAAACCCGGATACAGATACAATCTGTTCAGCAATTGCGTATGCAGCACTTAAGAAGGAATTAGGCTGGGATGCCGAGCCGGTCCGTCTGGGAGAGGTCAGCGGCGAAACTCAATATGCACTTGATCACTTCGGGGTACCGGCACCGCGTCTGGTGGAGAATGTTGCAGCTGAAGCGAACCAGGTTATTCTCGTTGACCATAATGAACGCCAGCAAAGTGCGAATGATATCGATCAGGTCCGTGTGGTTGAGGTTATCGACCATCACCGGATTGCGAACTTTGAAACCGCTCATCCGCTGTACTATCGTGCAGAGCCTGTAGGCTGTACTGCAACAATCCTGAACAAGCTGTACAAAGAGAATGGTGTAGCTATTCCGAAGAACATCGCCGGTCTGATGCTCTCCGCTATCATTTCCGACTCCCTGCTGTTCAAATCGCCAACCTGCACTGAAGAGGATGTTGCCGCTGCACGTGAACTGGCTGACATCGCTGGTGTAGATGCTGAGAGCTATGGCCTTGCCTTGCTCAAGGCAGGTGCTGACCTCAGTGACAAGAGTATCGCCCAGCTGATCTCCCTGGATGCCAAGGAATTCAAAATGGGTGAATACAAAGTGGAGATCGCCCAGGTCAATGCTGTGGATGTGAATGATGTGCTGTCCAAGCAGGCTGAGCTGGAAACGGCCCTTACAGCTATTATCGATGACAAGGGACTTGATCTGTTCCTGTTCGTAGTTACCGATATCCTGAATAACGATTCTGTAGGATTGGCTCTGGGCCGTGTAGCCGGCGCTGTGGAGCAGGCTTACAATGTGAAGCTGGACGACAACAAAGCTGTGCTGAAGGGTGTAGTTTCCCGCAAATCACAGATCGTACCGGTTCTGACTGAAACGATTGCCAAGCTGTAA